CTTTCTGGTAATTTTTCTTTGCATTCTTTTGATGTAACATGAATCCTTTTTGTTATCCATAAAATGGATTGCGAATGGACACAATCTGTTTTAAAGAGTTGTGTTTGTTTCAATGCTGAAATTAGTCCAGCATAGATATATGTGCGTTTGTGAATGCTGCATCATATTTTTTAAGTCAAAATAATCAAAGGCATGAATCTCTTGATATCTATTTATTCGTGCACCCAAATGATCCTGGACTTATTAGCTACGTACGGAATATGTCATTACATAGTGAAAGAATATTCAAATGACTAACAAATACTGTAAATGTGACGACGGAAAACACCCAATTTTTATTCTTGCCTTGAAATTTCCTTTCTTTGGTTGGTGAGCTTGAAgtaatttgattttgattatctTTTGTTACATTTTAGAACACTCAACATTTTCTAAAAGTTGTTTGACCTTATCTTTCTAAAAGCTACTAGTTTACCTGCTATTACCTCTCATGTGACTCATCTCTCTAAGTTAACATCACCCAGATATTGCTTAAAAATGTTGACAGTAGAAAAATGTCATATTTGTGCTTTAAAAGATACCGTGTATTGAGTTGTAccaaaattttatttgcatgccTGAGCCATCAATTGTCCATTTATACATTTAGTTCCCATGAAATGAGATAATGACAAAGATTCTCTTCCATTATTGTGTTTAGATTGCACTTAAAAATGAGATTTGAAGACTACCAGCCTGCATTGACTGGTACTATGGAAGGGCACCGCGAGCTTGACCTAACCATTAAACCAAGTGGAAGTGCTGATGTTGGTCGGACACATCCGGATCTTGTTCAGTTTCCTCGGCAGGGTGTAGAAGTAACTTGCCAGTCCAACCAAAATCAGTATGATCATGAACCCGGCATGATTGTTGGCCATGCACATTTGAATGGCTCGGTAGTTTCCAAAACCGATGCAAATACGATTGATGTCAGGAGTGATGCATACAAGTTCCTTATTGTTTCAGAAATGTCTCATCCTTCAGGGAATGCAGACTATCATAATTCACAATTGCGCATGAATTTCACTCAAATCAGAGAGGAGACCGCCTCAAATCATCTGGGTGGGTATTATAGACCAGAAGCTAATACTAACAAGTCACAGATCAGTGGAAACTTTCCTAATTCAGGAATGAGGACATCTGTGCTATCACATGTTGAGAATGCTAGCGGAAATGGGAATGAGAATCATGTGAATCCGGGTGCTCTTCAATTTGGTCATCCAGGAATAGGCGATGGGACTTTTCTGAGACTTGGTGTTGGAGGTGGTGTGGAAACCAGAGCCAATAGTAATTTTAGCGCTCGAGAAATTTCCAGTAAATTAGAGGAAGCAGATTCCTCCCCACATCACAATTATCATGCTCAGAGAACTGCAGGGTACCATTTGAATCTTGCTCAATCCGCGGATAGAGCTGCAAGATTACAGTTTAATGGCGGTGGGTTGTCGAATGTGGTCAGCAGGACATCTACTTGTGAAGGTGGTGGGCTTATCACTGGTGCCAATGGCTTGATAGGATCTAACCCTTGCCCCAGTTCACAGATTCCACAAGTTAATATACCGAGGAATTTTTCTTTCAGTGCTGATCGTAGCTTAGGTTTGCTACAGGATCATAACCCTTTGCCATTGCCTTATGGTAGAACTTTGATGTCTCATCCTGGATGTGCTGTGCCATCATTCATGGAATCGCAACTACCCAAGCCTACTTATTTTACTAGTCAACCTGTGTCTGCCCAGCAACAAAATTGTTCTGGAAAATATTCCAACCATGTCTCACCAGAATCTTTTTCAACATCCCCTATTGATTGGCGAAGAGGGAACTCCGTCAGGCATTCACAATTGCGTGAGTCATGCCAGTCTAATTTTGTGCATTCAAGTTCAAGGACCCTTTATCGTACAATTTAGAGTCTTCAGATGGCACTTAATTTACCTGTTACTTTATCCTTTTCTTTGTGATGATGGGAAGTCTTTTCTGAAATTAGGACGTAATTCATTAGGTCGAATTTTTTATCCAACTGCAAAGAGTGTTATCCATATGTCTTTCTATATTCTTTGAAGGAGATATTAGCACACCGCATAAACTTAGATACATCGAAAGAAACACCGTTTCTGCATTTTCTTTAAATACGAAAAGTGCTCTCATAGGCTTCAAAGTTGATGGATACAGCTAAATTGCTCAATGAACCATCATACCCGAGATATTTGTGGTATAGTttaacattaattttttttatgaagttAATTATGAGTTTTATGTTTGCATGTTATCAATTTAATAAAAACTTTATCTTGGTAAGGGATGTGGAGAAATTTTTTCTTGTCAACATATACTTCTAGTATAACAGTCCATCCTAGAATTTTTTAGCTTGCTCTGAAATTCAGGAAAATTGATTCCACTGACAGGTGGTAGACAAACTCAAATTGCTGACAGCGTTCCTTTCCCAGTGATCATTGAACCACATGGTAAGGGATCTGTGTCATTTTTAGCCTAACTTTTGCTGATAAACGATTTGATTTTGTAATTTTGGCTTGATAAATACAGTTTTGAGTTGTCTCAACTATGAAATCAGTGGTTTCATTTCTGCATTATTTTTTAAAGCGTTTTATAAGGAATTTTGGCTTCAATCACAGAAGGGTCCTCACCAAATGCCGTTAATATTGGTTCTTGTCAAACAAGTCTTCTTCAACCAACTGGTAACTTATTTACTTCACCTCAATTGCTATGTGTTTTAAGCAATAAATTCGTGTGTATGTCAATCAGTAGTCAGTACCTCTATTATCAAACACATATTTGGATAGGTGGACTATTGAAGAGACCTTATTCGGGTTAAGGTATCAAATATCGGTATCTGTATATTTCAAAACTTTAAGTTATGGGAATTTTGAAGTGCAAAAAGTTTTGATGTCAAGTTTGAGTTAGAAAAGAACCATGGAAATTTACATACAAAGTTagacatttcaaaattaaattcaattatatATTCAAACAAAAATGTAAATGGTTATGTCATGCCCCAAGTATATTGAGTGGGGCCCATGTAAGCGAGACTGGACACGAATTGATTTTGCTAGCAACCACTTCATATCTATCCTCACTTTACAAAATAATCAACCAATTTTGCTAGATGTTACCATTGTACGTTCTTATTAATCCATTCATAATATCCCAACATTTCAATGTGACAACGGGCATTACAATCGTCCCCAACACTCTGTTCAACACATGATGTCCTCATCATGGTCCTTCATATTCTCAAAACACCTCAAGTAGAAGTTTCCGTTTTACATCCTTATAATCCCATTCGAAATATTCTGACATTTCAATATGGGACAGGGTATTATCATTATTGTTATATTCCATTAGACTCGGGATGTACTCAACTGGCTCCTTCACATTTTGGGCCTACCACTTGCACATCTAGCTGAACTTGCAACGATAATACCCTTGCTCTGATGCCATTCGTACACATCTTAGTTCAATGATTGTGGGGCCAGTGCAAGTGAAACTGAACATCCAAGTCATTGATTCGTATCTTTTATGAATGACAATGTTGTAAATGGTGGTAGGTTGGTGGTGGGGCGGTCAGTGACTGCCTACCGCCTCGGCCGCCTAGGCAAGCCGCTTGCATAGGCGGTTGAACttttattttactattttataCATAATAATGAAAACTTAGGTGGTGGCAATGGTGGCGGTTCGATGCGGAAGGAGGTGAGGGTTGTGGGTGACTGTGTTGGTGGGACTATTATGTTTTGGAAGAGGAAGTGTATAAGTGTAATAATAATTAgggtttttaaaaattttgtttgcTTTGACTATACCGTTTGTCCCCGCTCATCTTCGATTACCTATAAAACCGGCTAAGGCAATGGCGGTGTGGTCGACAGCCGTCTCCTGCCTAGGCGCCACCTAGTCAGCTACCATTTAGGACACTGCTTAATGGACATAATTATCCAAAGCTGCTGATCCGTTGTACACCAATATGAAATCATTCATGTTGTCCCAACGTTGCAATGTAGGAGTGCGAACTACAATTATGGTCATGATGTGTTGATGATGTTTCTATTCAGtgatattaaaaaatatctGGATGCTTAGTTTAATACttcaaaaaaaaacatgatatgcataaatatatattaaagtaCATACGCTATTGATGCTAGCTAATATTTGTAGCACGTGAATTTTTTAAGGGATATCGCATTTGAGAATTACCGAGTTCTTGTTTTGTATTGAAGTTTTTGCAGTCTAAAGAACAGTAATGCGTGGAAGAATTTTGGAATAGACAAACACTTTTCATTTTAAATCctttatgaaatttggataaAATTTCGGGAATTTTGATGAAATTCTGTTACTTTTGTCTAGCTATTCTTAAATTCTGGCGAAACATCCACAAAAATCAATTGTTAGGAGAATTTGTTTTGATTGGTtcgaaaaatatgaaatttcccTTGAGATATAAAGCCATGGTTTAGATAACCAAAATTGATGAGTTACAATTCTTCAGTTAGCTGGGAGTTAATTTTTCGAGGGAAGGAGAGATTTAGTTTTTCTGTTCTAAAATATTATAAGAGCTGCTTTAAGTCTTCAATTAGATCCCcttaaaataaagatgtgccTTGGTCGAGCCAATTAAAAAGTTGTAACTGTGAGAAACGGCATTTGGCTGCGCACCTGCCGCTGTAATAAAAGCTGTAGCGATAAAAATGGCATctaagatattttattttatataggAATCTAAGTATCATGCTTCTATTGTTGTGTTACATAAACAGCAGTACAAAGTGAACAGTAGCTACTTTCCCAGATGGCTACATACACGGTGATGGTTTGATTAAAGCTTACAAGTTTGATAGTAGTTATCTAGTTCCAGTATGCCTTTTTAGCACACAtttacttaaaaaattaaaa
The sequence above is a segment of the Primulina tabacum isolate GXHZ01 chromosome 6, ASM2559414v2, whole genome shotgun sequence genome. Coding sequences within it:
- the LOC142549325 gene encoding uncharacterized protein LOC142549325 isoform X2; this encodes MRFEDYQPALTGTMEGHRELDLTIKPSGSADVGRTHPDLVQFPRQGVEVTCQSNQNQYDHEPGMIVGHAHLNGSVVSKTDANTIDVRSDAYKFLIVSEMSHPSGNADYHNSQLRMNFTQIREETASNHLGGYYRPEANTNKSQISGNFPNSGMRTSVLSHVENASGNGNENHVNPGALQFGHPGIGDGTFLRLGVGGGVETRANSNFSAREISSKLEEADSSPHHNYHAQRTAGYHLNLAQSADRAARLQFNGGGLSNVVSRTSTCEGGGLITGANGLIGSNPCPSSQIPQVNIPRNFSFSADRSLGLLQDHNPLPLPYGRTLMSHPGCAVPSFMESQLPKPTYFTSQPVSAQQQNCSGKYSNHVSPESFSTSPIDWRRGNSVRHSQLRESCGRQTQIADSVPFPVIIEPHGSSPNAVNIGSCQTSLLQPTGQLFSPQNVGATEAHGYHLFPGRIGVPVSKGSTFQFVVPNSFPRRLGVQPIDFAATRAGPSQTGLDSHINHLGYTVPSGQHVRVMPSHIPKDFPKVSHTNGHFDPAAKFGGRPQAFPFPHHRSLKRGAIENSTATHPNHRRKIIPAPIIHGSVPQQRKWSPAPVPNPAQMPSSPFHIKFRGSDGPPKPGGYSCFLCKRDLAFRAEGPVYQPAAPPAVAVLPCGHTFHDSCLQRITPEDQSKHPPCIPCATGET
- the LOC142549325 gene encoding uncharacterized protein LOC142549325 isoform X3, giving the protein MRFEDYQPALTGTMEGHRELDLTIKPSGSADVGRTHPDLVQFPRQGVEVTCQSNQNQYDHEPGMIVGHAHLNGSVVSKTDANTIDVRSDAYKFLIVSEMSHPSGNADYHNSQLRMNFTQIREETASNHLGGYYRPEANTNKSQISGNFPNSGMRTSVLSHVENASGNGNENHVNPGALQFGHPGIGDGTFLRLGVGGGVETRANSNFSAREISSKLEEADSSPHHNYHAQRTAGYHLNLAQSADRAARLQFNGGGLSNVVSRTSTCEGGGLITGANGLIGSNPCPSSQIPQVNIPRNFSFSADRSLGLLQDHNPLPLPYGRTLMSHPGCAVPSFMESQLPKPTYFTSQPVSAQQQNCSGKYSNHVSPESFSTSPIDWRRGNSVRHSQLRGRQTQIADSVPFPVIIEPHEGSSPNAVNIGSCQTSLLQPTGQLFSPQNVGATEAHGYHLFPGRIGVPVSKGSTFQFVVPNSFPRRLGVQPIDFAATRAGPSQTGLDSHINHLGYTVPSGQHVRVMPSHIPKDFPKVSHTNGHFDPAAKFGGRPQAFPFPHHRSLKRGAIENSTATHPNHRRKIIPAPIIHGSVPQQRKWSPAPVPNPAQMPSSPFHIKFRGSDGPPKPGGYSCFLCKRDLAFRAEGPVYQPAAPPAVAVLPCGHTFHDSCLQRITPEDQSKHPPCIPCATGET
- the LOC142549325 gene encoding uncharacterized protein LOC142549325 isoform X1, with translation MRFEDYQPALTGTMEGHRELDLTIKPSGSADVGRTHPDLVQFPRQGVEVTCQSNQNQYDHEPGMIVGHAHLNGSVVSKTDANTIDVRSDAYKFLIVSEMSHPSGNADYHNSQLRMNFTQIREETASNHLGGYYRPEANTNKSQISGNFPNSGMRTSVLSHVENASGNGNENHVNPGALQFGHPGIGDGTFLRLGVGGGVETRANSNFSAREISSKLEEADSSPHHNYHAQRTAGYHLNLAQSADRAARLQFNGGGLSNVVSRTSTCEGGGLITGANGLIGSNPCPSSQIPQVNIPRNFSFSADRSLGLLQDHNPLPLPYGRTLMSHPGCAVPSFMESQLPKPTYFTSQPVSAQQQNCSGKYSNHVSPESFSTSPIDWRRGNSVRHSQLRESCGRQTQIADSVPFPVIIEPHEGSSPNAVNIGSCQTSLLQPTGQLFSPQNVGATEAHGYHLFPGRIGVPVSKGSTFQFVVPNSFPRRLGVQPIDFAATRAGPSQTGLDSHINHLGYTVPSGQHVRVMPSHIPKDFPKVSHTNGHFDPAAKFGGRPQAFPFPHHRSLKRGAIENSTATHPNHRRKIIPAPIIHGSVPQQRKWSPAPVPNPAQMPSSPFHIKFRGSDGPPKPGGYSCFLCKRDLAFRAEGPVYQPAAPPAVAVLPCGHTFHDSCLQRITPEDQSKHPPCIPCATGET
- the LOC142549325 gene encoding uncharacterized protein LOC142549325 isoform X4 produces the protein MRFEDYQPALTGTMEGHRELDLTIKPSGSADVGRTHPDLVQFPRQGVEVTCQSNQNQYDHEPGMIVGHAHLNGSVVSKTDANTIDVRSDAYKFLIVSEMSHPSGNADYHNSQLRMNFTQIREETASNHLGGYYRPEANTNKSQISGNFPNSGMRTSVLSHVENASGNGNENHVNPGALQFGHPGIGDGTFLRLGVGGGVETRANSNFSAREISSKLEEADSSPHHNYHAQRTAGYHLNLAQSADRAARLQFNGGGLSNVVSRTSTCEGGGLITGANGLIGSNPCPSSQIPQVNIPRNFSFSADRSLGLLQDHNPLPLPYGRTLMSHPGCAVPSFMESQLPKPTYFTSQPVSAQQQNCSGKYSNHVSPESFSTSPIDWRRGNSVRHSQLRGRQTQIADSVPFPVIIEPHGSSPNAVNIGSCQTSLLQPTGQLFSPQNVGATEAHGYHLFPGRIGVPVSKGSTFQFVVPNSFPRRLGVQPIDFAATRAGPSQTGLDSHINHLGYTVPSGQHVRVMPSHIPKDFPKVSHTNGHFDPAAKFGGRPQAFPFPHHRSLKRGAIENSTATHPNHRRKIIPAPIIHGSVPQQRKWSPAPVPNPAQMPSSPFHIKFRGSDGPPKPGGYSCFLCKRDLAFRAEGPVYQPAAPPAVAVLPCGHTFHDSCLQRITPEDQSKHPPCIPCATGET
- the LOC142549325 gene encoding uncharacterized protein LOC142549325 isoform X5, whose product is MRFEDYQPALTGTMEGHRELDLTIKPSGSADVGRTHPDLVQFPRQGVEVTCQSNQNQYDHEPGMIVGHAHLNGSVVSKTDANTIDVRSDAYKFLIVSEMSHPSGNADYHNSQLRMNFTQIREETASNHLGGYYRPEANTNKSQISGNFPNSGMRTSVLSHVENASGNGNENHVNPGALQFGHPGIGDGTFLRLGVGGGVETRANSNFSAREISSKLEEADSSPHHNYHAQRTAGYHLNLAQSADRAARLQFNGGGLSNVVSRTSTCEGGGLITGANGLIGSNPCPSSQIPQVNIPRNFSFSADRSLGLLQDHNPLPLPYGRTLMSHPGCAVPSFMESQLPKPTYFTSQPVSAQQQNCSGKYSNHVSPESFSTSPIDWRRGNSVRHSQLRESCGRQTQIADSVPFPVIIEPHGQLFSPQNVGATEAHGYHLFPGRIGVPVSKGSTFQFVVPNSFPRRLGVQPIDFAATRAGPSQTGLDSHINHLGYTVPSGQHVRVMPSHIPKDFPKVSHTNGHFDPAAKFGGRPQAFPFPHHRSLKRGAIENSTATHPNHRRKIIPAPIIHGSVPQQRKWSPAPVPNPAQMPSSPFHIKFRGSDGPPKPGGYSCFLCKRDLAFRAEGPVYQPAAPPAVAVLPCGHTFHDSCLQRITPEDQSKHPPCIPCATGET
- the LOC142549325 gene encoding uncharacterized protein LOC142549325 isoform X6, with the translated sequence MRFEDYQPALTGTMEGHRELDLTIKPSGSADVGRTHPDLVQFPRQGVEVTCQSNQNQYDHEPGMIVGHAHLNGSVVSKTDANTIDVRSDAYKFLIVSEMSHPSGNADYHNSQLRMNFTQIREETASNHLGGYYRPEANTNKSQISGNFPNSGMRTSVLSHVENASGNGNENHVNPGALQFGHPGIGDGTFLRLGVGGGVETRANSNFSAREISSKLEEADSSPHHNYHAQRTAGYHLNLAQSADRAARLQFNGGGLSNVVSRTSTCEGGGLITGANGLIGSNPCPSSQIPQVNIPRNFSFSADRSLGLLQDHNPLPLPYGRTLMSHPGCAVPSFMESQLPKPTYFTSQPVSAQQQNCSGKYSNHVSPESFSTSPIDWRRGNSVRHSQLRGRQTQIADSVPFPVIIEPHGQLFSPQNVGATEAHGYHLFPGRIGVPVSKGSTFQFVVPNSFPRRLGVQPIDFAATRAGPSQTGLDSHINHLGYTVPSGQHVRVMPSHIPKDFPKVSHTNGHFDPAAKFGGRPQAFPFPHHRSLKRGAIENSTATHPNHRRKIIPAPIIHGSVPQQRKWSPAPVPNPAQMPSSPFHIKFRGSDGPPKPGGYSCFLCKRDLAFRAEGPVYQPAAPPAVAVLPCGHTFHDSCLQRITPEDQSKHPPCIPCATGET